The following DNA comes from Ciona intestinalis unplaced genomic scaffold, KH HT001150.1, whole genome shotgun sequence.
gtcacctcAACGTAATCACAGCATTGTTCAGTTTGTGCGACAATCTTAACGACAACGCGTTGGCCGGACGGGGGGCGGATGGTCCATACACAATTTAAATTGTTGCTGTACGCGTTCGGGTAATTCGGGGAGGAAAAGTTTTGCAGAGAAGGAGTTGCTACAAGCTCTCTAGCGCAGCCACGTGGTAAAACTGTTGTTGTGTAATTacagttacgtcacaacacATGCAACGACGTCATAAAGTTAGCTTATAGTGTAATAACCTGCCAATGGATTGAATCTTACAAACGTTGCGTTAAACCCTTTGCGTGTAACACTGTGGTCGGTTGTAAAGGTAATCTTCAAAGATCCTGTTGTTGAATTAAGTTCTCGTGGTGTGCTTATAACACCACCGATCCTTGCTATGCTACGTACGCCATCGAATACCTATTTAACTGCCATTAATACACGGCCTTGTATTTATTCGTGTAAGTTTTACCTCTATCCAATCATAACGGTTCTCCGTCACCCCTCCTTCAGAAATAATAAGACGAACTTGGTAACCACTGGGAGCGCTAAGGATCCAAGCACAACGAACATTGTTGCCATAGTTACGCGGGTGGTTCGGCGAGCTTATGATTTGCATTGCGTTTGTGGCGGTGGCATTAAACCCGCACGGTCCtgtaataatgacgtcattaaacacgTCATGTATGACGTAACGTACCGAACAAACCCACCCACACAAGTTGGATTGAAACAACTCGTATTAGTAGCTGCCCTTCCTTCGCATTGGTTGTAATAATTCGAGTTGTTGCAAACCCGCGTTCGTTGCCTTACACCGACCGAACCACACGAGGCGCTACAGGGCGACCATTGACCCCATGACGACCACGAGGCGCAACTTGATTGTTGACATCTCCTGCTTTGATTGTTCCTGCCTCCACACATGGATGCGGAGAGTTCTAATATAGGGGAAGACGCGTTTCTACACGTTCTTGCCCTCGCCTGCGAGCCCCGCCGACAACTTGGCGGGCAACCTGACCACGCGCTCCATGGAGACCAGAATGGTTCTGCATAAAGCacacacaataataaaaatcatataataGATATGACGTCACCCTTACCTGGTGGGTGGTACACTTGGTTGCAATcacgtatgacgtcacgaagtggtgaatCGGCTTTGGTAAGTGCTGCAAACTTTGATGTCCACGATATATTGTATCCATTACCGTTGCTACCACAACCGCATCCTTGGCATCTGACGTCATAGGCATTACGTCACAACTACGTGTATGACATCATCCTTTCACTTACCCAATCACAGTAAAGTTCTCGATAAAATTTGCAACTTCTGTGATATCTATGTTGCTGCCCTCACTTTCCAAGGTACTTGAAGTGGCTATGCATGACGTGTACGTATCTGGAGCGCCCCCAGTGGCCGCTTGTCGCTTCTTTCTACCAGCTGTTGTAGAATGTCGAACTAAGACGTAAcaacaattaatttttatttctttgttttgtcacaACACTTCCGCGAATTGCAACGTCACAATAAGTAAGATCCAACTCTAACAAACTTCCCGACGTGTAACTTCAACCAAACTCATTTTGCTGCTGTCGTTACAAAACATGCAATAACAACCTTTGATAACTTTTTACCAGTTTAGAATAAACAACATCTTACAAATCCCTGTTCCAACATCCTCAGCGTACTCCTCGATACAACCTCGCACCGGCCcgcttaaaatattctttctgTCGATGAACTGATCGAGCTTGTTAGCCCAACACTGCGCCGTGTCGCCTGAATCGCTGATTATGTAtgaaattatgacgtcactagtGCAACTTGAGATGCCATGGTCAGATTTTCGATCAACATGGTAATACAACTTACATATGATTaagtaaatataatgttaCCTGCATATAGCTAGTTGATTGTTGGCGTACCATGCAGAACTAAGAACCGTATAATCAACAAGTGACGCGAAGTCGAAACCACTTAACTGAATACGGGAACGTAATGACTTGGGTTTATaatgatataataaaacaaacctttgATGACAAACAATTGGCGAAATAATGCCTCAGATGTATCGTGTCTTGCGCCGTGGTAGAGCGCTTGCCGCGGTGATGGTGAAACCAGTGGCAACCTGCatgtattacgtcataatacaaatTGTACAAAATCAAATACCCAgtagtgacgtcatacctTGAGCAACGTTGCCAAGCAACAAGACACAGATGATCGCACGCAACATTCTGATCGAAGAATCAACCAAACAATGCGTGTCGCGGTTTATATAtaacgtttgtgacgtcatgaaatcGTGAAAAGATTGCGAAAATGCGTCTCGCGTTGGTTACGTGTATGGCGTCACTTCCGTAAGGAATAATTAGAAACTTTATTGGTACGTCATAAATTTATACATGATGTGATTGTgacatgtattttattattacattacaaACTACTTACAGCGATGACATCACCAGAATATTTACACGTGACGTAATTACAAATGACCACGTGATCCCATGATTTTTCATAATTATTGTGGCTAGCCCCGACAGCGGGCCACACAACCGACGCTTTGAGTGTCTCGTCCGCTACATCGATTCGATGAAACCTGAATATCCATGTTATGTTAAGAGTTTGGTAGGTATCAACTCAGGGGGATCACCTACCTGTGCATTCCCCACTCTGCAAACCCTGGACCTTGTTCTTGTACCCACACTCCCACACCGGGTGACGCTACAAGCAGTATATCGAGACCATACGCCCCACCTTGGTGTCGGACCTGGGAAACACCTCATGGTAATTATACCATCACCCAACCATTATATGAACTTACAACTGGTTCCAGTACACGCTCCAATCATCACCGCGTCCCCGCCAAGGAAACGGCTGCACAACGATGTGTCGAGGGATCCTTGGTTCACAGCTAACGTACATTGACGActccgggttcgagtcccaaCAGAACATGAACTGGAGCAAGNNNNNNNNNNNNNNNNNNNNNNNNNNNNNNNNNNNNNNNNNNNNNNNNNNNNNNNNNNNNNNNNNNNNNNNNNNNNNNNNNNNNNNNNNNNNNNNNNNNNNNNNNNNNNNNNNNNNNNNNNNNNNNNNNNNNNNNNNNNNNNNNNNNNNNNNNNNNNNNNNNNNNNNNNNNNNNNNNNNNNNNNNNNNNNNNNNNNNNNNNNNNNNNNNNNNNNNNNNNNNNNNNNNNNNNNNNNNNNNNNNNNNNNNNNNNNNNNNNNNNNNNNNNNNNNNNNNNNNNNNNNNNNNNNNNNNNNNNNNNNNNNNNNNNNNNNNNNNNNNNNNNNNNNNNNNNNNNNNNNNNNNNNNNNNNNNNNNNNNNNNNNNNNNNNNNNNNNNNNNNNNNNNNNNNNNNNNNNNNNNNNNNNNNNNNNNNNNNNNNNNNNNNNNNNNNNNNNNNNNNNNNNNNNNNNNNNNNNNNNNNNNNNNNNNNNNNNNNNNNNNNNNNNNNNNNNNNNNNNNNNNNNNNNNNNNNNNNNNNNNNNNNNNNNNNNNNNNNNNNNNNNNNNNNNNNNNNNNNNNNNNNNNNNNNNNNNNNNNNNNNNNNNNNNNNNNNNNNNNNNNNNNNNNNNNNNNNNNNNNNNNNNNNNNNNNNNNNNNNNNNNNNNNNNNNNNNNNNNNNNNNNNNNNNNNNNNNNNNNNNNNNNNNNNNNNNNNNNNNNNNNNNNNNNNNNNNNNNNNNNNNNNNNNNNNNNNNNNNNNNNNNNNNNNNNNNNNNNNNNNNNNNNNNNNNNNNNNNNNNNNNNNNNNNNNNNNNNNNNNNNNNNNNNNNNNNNNNNNNNNNNNNNNNNNNNNNNNNNNNNNNNNNNNNNNNNNNNNNNNNNNNNNNNNNNNNNNNNNNNNNNNNNNNNNNNNNNNNNNNNNNNNNNNNNNNNNNNNNNNNNNNNNNNNNNNNNNNNNNNNNNNNNNNNNNNNNNNNNNNNNNNNNNNNNNNNNNNNNNNNNNNNNNNNNNNNNNNNNNNNNNNNNNNNNNNNNNNNNNNNNNNNNNNNNNNNNNNNNNNNNNNNNNNNNNNNNNNNNNNNNNNNNNNNNNNNNNNNNNNNNNNNNNNNNNNNNNNNNNNNNNNNNNNNNNNNNNNNNNNNNNNNNNNNNNNNNNNNNNNNNNNNNNNNNNNNNNNNNNNNNNNNNNNNNNNNNNNNNNNNNNNNNNNNNNNNNNNNNNNNNNNNNNNNNNNNNNNNNNNNNNNNGTTAAAGTCGATGCCTGATGCTACGCCTGCGCGTAACAAACGTAATTGGTCGGTTATATCACGTGGTTAACACACCCCTCACGTTCTGTTCTAAACAAGCCGCCATATAAGAACTCAAGGTGCTGGTTTCAGAGATCGCTTGCTGGTCGTTTGCATTTCGCTTTTTCCTTCCGCCCCCCAACCCGGTAAACCAATGACAACCTGGCACACGTCATAATAATCCAATATGTCGTCATACCTAAACAAAATCATCGACTTACCGAAACAAGATGCAACGAGACACAGCTCTATTATAAGCGAAGTCGTTCTCATGGTTGTTGATCTGCATTGAATTTGTGTTcactttaaagttaaattaagcTACATAGCGCCGGGGGCAAGGAATGCACTACGAAGTGCAAACTTTAACGAAAACGTTTATGTTCTTGAGGATTTGGTGTAATATAATtagcattgtgacgtatttATGCCGTTGGTACATtccaaaatgacgtcataatgaaacAGCAAAACGAGAAAATTCCGAAAAAACTTGCTTCCCGAggcgtttatgacgtcacaacgctATTCGCGATGTATTGTGTGTCATAATGCATAGTTGTGCTGTGTCATCTTTTACTTTGATAAAAATCCATCGCGTGGTTACGTCACTGCTTACGTAGATAACTGTTCTGCCCCTAAACATGCGACTGGACTGAAATGACTTCTAGAGAAGCTGGAGACACAATCTTGGTATCCATATTGGGGTATTAGAGGATGGCGAGTTCAATAATGATACTTTCAACACCATCCGaggtcatttttaaaaaccaaattaTATTTAAGGTCAAATTACTGaattttagtcattttttGCCTATTTTTGCGTCTAACTCTgaaagcaaaacatttttaacaagagatcacagatttAATGAATGAgaacgttttaaactaattagcataatatagCGGAGtcggggaggatgggacacctttaacacataatattcaaatagcatgatcgtgttttaaacaattaacaacggtctgtggaagtcgtgaagatacggttttataatttattaaatgttctttgtttactactaaatgaaaagagaaaacaaaatgaaaaggtgtctcatctacCCCCAACCTGCTATATTGGTTAATCCTTTtttcgccattggtgactgtggagcagtaggcagaatgtatttattcatgtattataactaatgaaacttattatgtatgaggattgagtgattggttaagaatatgtgtaaatacgcattgtacaactcctgtaccatgtgtttattgtaaacttaaacaagttaacgttgtcgtcgcctaaaaacgtttgttttcatgaattttgacaaaccgtaatcacgcagtaattaggtaatgttagaagcgtccccacttaaatgttGATAGTTTGATttagtcgtgaatcgttgtgtggatttcttatcaCACAAACACGTGCCGTCGTTTCCCGCCAACctgccagacagtgtttccgctatgtaaagtacaggaggaaagtaatcgttaattaatcgctaatcatgcggttttaaatctgaaaattttgtcttaaaattataaatatatattacgatttaatttcaatcaagagaataaagaataaatgctagaattgaaatttgaggtaagtgcggaaaaaagtcacgaaaaaacaacaagaacaactgttcgacgaaaaagggtctatatgaccactaacgtgctcaaaaaAGTCTGTGACGAAGCATGATATTGTGCACCTATGCCGCATCTAATGGTTGATATCATTGGTCTAGGGCTCAAGTTAACCATCGGACAAACCCGAGCACGAGAGGTTTCATCTTAAGGAGTCTATGGTATGTATAGTTATTTCATGTcgcccatagaaatcacatagcACACGGCAAATGGGGCTAAATTGatcatagacataatataaatatgtacatatatagctaagtttaatatattttatgtttttaatacaaatacaagatgcagattaaagaaaatcaaatttttaagTAGTTGTGTAGACTCCATTCCTTTTCCAGAAAAGAgcaaaaactaataaaacaaaatgtaacgAAATTGATGTAGGTCATAACTATTAGCACCAAACAGTGAAATGTTATACAAAATTATCTACCGGTATTTCTTCCTTTGCACACATATGTCAATTATACAACACAACTAACCTGCTTGAAGTAACTCTTGCCCACCGACAAACTTGTATGCGACTACTAGGACGTATTTTACTGCTAAGGAACAAAGATACAAAGTTCTTTTAGGGAACGTTCATGTAGCATCTTGTATCGAAATCTTAATTTCGTATCTTTCGGCAAATTCATTCGTTTATCCTTTAGCGTAAGCTGTGTGAAGTGTAATAAACATCGTGCATCAAATGTGCTTACTATCAAACGACAGagtaaaatgtgaaaatagttgttttgaAAGCTGGAACAGCGAACTTTTGCCGCGCGTTGTTTTAGTTATTACAGGCGCCGGAAGTGACGACGTAAAACTTTGATCAAAGaggatgacgtcacgaagttgGGTGATTTAGGAACTCACATATCAGACAATGAAACTTGTTGCGCGTGTCAAACTATATTATATGCAACGGTAAACGAATGGTACCCCAACTTACGTAGACCAGTATAATACTCCTTAGACCCGAAGCATAATTGGTTTCCTAcctgtttttatacaataacGCGAATTTATGGGCTTTGAGAACTTTTATGCCAGGTTAATAATCTTTGTGTAATGTAAACATGTGACCGCTCAGTTAAAGGTAGTTAGTTTGCGTTTGTGTCCTTGTGGTTGCAACAGAATATCCAATGGTGGGTGTTCTGTGTAACAACcacaattataaaacggcAATACACCAACTACCATCCAAACCTGCACTTGATCGTTAAAGCAGGCGTCACgttgtttacaatatttagaAATCGTTTGAACACCAGTTTCTGACGTTCGAATCTCCACCGCACATTGTCCCTAAATAAAATCCACTTGACTTCAACCAATGTGAAAATAACTTATCCCGCCATTTTCAACTTTGTTCCAGAATGAATATCaggtgtgacgtaacagaagacattatgacgtaatagcatgtttgaatattaattcattaacaagtattttgtttgtaacgGAACTTTGTCTGTTTACTATTGTAT
Coding sequences within:
- the LOC100186526 gene encoding deleted in malignant brain tumors 1 protein isoform X1, which encodes MTSQTLYINRDTHCLVDSSIRMLRAIICVLLLGNVAQGCHWFHHHRGKRSTTAQDTIHLRHYFANCLSSKLSGFDFASLVDYTVLSSAWYANNQLAICSDSGDTAQCWANKLDQFIDRKNILSGPVRGCIEEYAEDVGTGIFRHSTTAGRKKRQAATGGAPDTYTSCIATSSTLESEGSNIDITEVANFIENFTVIGCQGCGCGSNGNGYNISWTSKFAALTKADSPLRDVIRDCNQVYHPPEPFWSPWSAWSGCPPSCRRGSQARARTCRNASSPILELSASMCGGRNNQSRRCQQSSCASWSSWGQWSPCSASCGSVGVRQRTRVCNNSNYYNQCEGRAATNTSCFNPTCVGPCGFNATATNAMQIISSPNHPRNYGNNVRCAWILSAPSGYQVRLIISEGGVTENRYDWIEVFDGVRSIARIGGVISTPRELNSTTGSLKITFTTDHSVTRKGFNATFVRFNPLAATVLPRGCARELVATPSLQNFSSPNYPNAYSNNLNCVWTIRPPSGQRVVVKIVAQTEQCCDYVEVAREGETSSTRLMGNVSEARQFTSRAIRVRFYTDGSITNVGFYATYKISQCGFEATATNTLQTIESPNYPRNYLNNINCGWVVIAPTGRQVIVTVMGGFLEINYDYLRIYDASTLLTQLSGRLTRSSFTSTSGKLRMNFQTDGSVVKTGFRLTYVTQSSSSAPVPS
- the LOC100186526 gene encoding deleted in malignant brain tumors 1 protein isoform X2; translated protein: MTSQTLYINRDTHCLVDSSIRMLRAIICVLLLGNVAQGCHWFHHHRGKRSTTAQDTIHLRHYFANCLSSKLSGFDFASLVDYTVLSSAWYANNQLAICSDSGDTAQCWANKLDQFIDRKNILSGPVRGCIEEYAEDVGTGIFRHSTTAGRKKRQAATGGAPDTYTSCIATSSTLESEGSNIDITEVANFIENFTVIGCQGCGCGSNGNGYNISWTSKFAALTKADSPLRDVIRDCNQVYHPPEPFWSPWSAWSGCPPSCRRGSQARARTCRNASSPILELSASMCGGRNNQSRRCQQSSCASWSSWGQWSPCSASCGSVGVRQRTRVCNNSNYYNQCEGRAATNTSCFNPTCVGPCGFNATATNAMQIISSPNHPRNYGNNVRCAWILSAPSGYQVRLIISEGGVTENRYDWIEVFDGVRSIARIGGVISTPRELNSTTGSLKITFTTDHSVTRKGFNATFVRFNPLAVLPRGCARELVATPSLQNFSSPNYPNAYSNNLNCVWTIRPPSGQRVVVKIVAQTEQCCDYVEVAREGETSSTRLMGNVSEARQFTSRAIRVRFYTDGSITNVGFYATYKISQCGFEATATNTLQTIESPNYPRNYLNNINCGWVVIAPTGRQVIVTVMGGFLEINYDYLRIYDASTLLTQLSGRLTRSSFTSTSGKLRMNFQTDGSVVKTGFRLTYVTQSSSSAPVPS